One window from the genome of Candidatus Aegiribacteria sp. encodes:
- a CDS encoding FAD-dependent oxidoreductase translates to MKSYDVVIIGAGPSGIVTGVTAKKQNPEKSFLIIMEEEKGLVPCGIPYIFHDLDDISQNLMGPAPFVKAGGEVLVDTVTGVDIRSKTLETGSGKRFSYAKLVFATGSTPTIPTFIRGYDLDNVEYIKKSYSYINGLMDRIGPAENIVVIGGGFIGAEVAEQLAKYKEKNVTLVEMENHCLFRAFSADFAALADEHLKNAGVNVSTGCTVKELQGSGGKVESVILEDGRSIKADLVISAIGYKPRTELAGNAGLQLTSNGTIRVDRYMRTEEKDVYAVGDCAHASGFITGRTDNIMLASTATAEARVLGYNLFSISLLHSFAGILSVFSTELDGYVFASAGAIEQTAREANVDYVIGRFEDVDRHPGSLPGAKKIKIKMIVSPENGQIIGGEIYGGKSVGEMINIISLAIQKYVTVYELISFQTGTHPLLTTAPTKYTLVKVCEDAIANIKNRFL, encoded by the coding sequence ATGAAATCGTACGATGTAGTTATTATAGGAGCTGGTCCTTCTGGAATAGTTACAGGTGTTACCGCTAAAAAGCAGAATCCGGAGAAATCCTTTCTCATAATAATGGAAGAGGAAAAGGGTCTTGTTCCATGTGGGATTCCCTACATTTTCCATGACCTTGATGATATTTCACAAAATCTTATGGGTCCTGCTCCCTTTGTGAAAGCAGGCGGTGAGGTTCTCGTCGATACGGTAACCGGTGTTGATATCCGTAGCAAGACTCTTGAAACCGGATCAGGAAAGCGTTTTTCATACGCCAAGCTTGTATTTGCGACCGGTTCAACTCCTACTATACCAACGTTTATCAGAGGTTACGATCTGGATAATGTTGAATACATCAAGAAAAGCTACAGCTATATCAATGGGCTTATGGATCGTATCGGACCAGCAGAAAATATTGTTGTCATCGGAGGAGGGTTCATAGGCGCCGAAGTTGCTGAGCAACTTGCAAAGTACAAGGAAAAAAACGTAACACTGGTTGAAATGGAAAACCACTGCCTGTTCCGCGCTTTTTCAGCAGATTTTGCGGCCCTTGCCGATGAACATCTTAAAAATGCCGGAGTGAATGTATCAACAGGTTGTACTGTTAAGGAGCTGCAGGGCAGCGGCGGTAAAGTTGAATCGGTGATACTGGAAGACGGTAGATCGATCAAGGCTGATCTAGTTATCTCGGCAATCGGATACAAACCTCGTACCGAGCTTGCGGGCAATGCCGGTCTTCAGTTGACCAGCAACGGCACAATCAGAGTTGACAGGTACATGCGTACAGAGGAAAAGGACGTATACGCTGTTGGAGATTGCGCCCACGCTTCCGGTTTCATAACAGGCAGAACGGATAATATAATGCTGGCCTCAACGGCTACAGCAGAGGCCAGAGTATTGGGTTACAACCTTTTCAGCATCAGTCTGCTCCATTCCTTTGCAGGAATATTGTCAGTATTTTCAACAGAACTTGACGGGTATGTATTTGCTTCTGCTGGAGCAATTGAACAGACAGCCAGGGAAGCGAACGTGGATTATGTTATTGGAAGATTCGAAGATGTTGACCGTCATCCAGGTTCACTTCCGGGGGCAAAGAAGATCAAGATCAAGATGATCGTTTCTCCTGAAAACGGGCAGATAATCGGAGGAGAGATCTACGGCGGCAAATCCGTGGGGGAGATGATAAATATAATCAGTCTCGCAATTCAGAAATACGTTACAGTTTACGAGCTTATATCCTTTCAGACCGGGACGCATCCCCTGCTGACTACTGCACCAACCAAATATACACTGGTCAAAGTATGCGAAGATGCCATTGCGAATATAAAGAACAGATTTCTATAA